In Vicingus serpentipes, the following are encoded in one genomic region:
- a CDS encoding DUF7793 family protein, with translation MVETKTANIYIKDNIVYLIYKEQADVGISEIEENISVKTNIQEGKKMKTLVDVTKVWHYSDEARKIVSSERFKSITIAMAVVVGYSLPIKMVANFFMKINKPLTPTKLFSDREKAKEWLDNFEY, from the coding sequence ATGGTAGAAACAAAAACGGCTAATATTTACATTAAAGATAATATCGTTTACCTTATTTATAAGGAGCAAGCAGATGTTGGTATTTCTGAAATTGAAGAGAATATTAGTGTTAAAACAAACATACAAGAAGGCAAAAAAATGAAAACCTTAGTAGATGTAACTAAAGTATGGCATTATTCGGATGAAGCAAGAAAAATTGTAAGTAGTGAAAGATTTAAAAGTATAACGATTGCAATGGCTGTAGTAGTGGGTTATTCTTTGCCTATAAAAATGGTTGCTAATTTTTTTATGAAAATAAATAAACCTCTTACGCCTACTAAGCTTTTTAGTGATAGAGAAAAAGCTAAAGAATGGTTAGATAATTTTGAATATTAA